One segment of Bacillota bacterium DNA contains the following:
- the queA gene encoding tRNA preQ1(34) S-adenosylmethionine ribosyltransferase-isomerase QueA, translating to MKVEDFYYELPEELIAQEPTAQRSMSRLMILNKTTGKIEHKLFKDIVNYLDKGDCLVLNDTRVIPARLLGRREDTGGKIEFVLLNHVEGKIWEVILKPGKRAKPGSRFVFGDGLLKAEILEIVKDGNRLVRFEYEGIFEQILEKIGVIPLPPYITKGISDYERYQTVYSKNKGSSAAPTAGLHFTEELLETIFRKGIEFAFITLHIGLGTFRPVKVENVEEHHMHSEYFRIDEDACDKINSTKKAGGRIIAVGTTSSRVLETVGDENGFVKPKEGYTDIFIYPGYKFKVIDALITNFHLPESTLIMLVSAFAGRENIMEAYRIAVREKYRFFSFGDAMFIIK from the coding sequence ATGAAGGTAGAGGATTTTTATTATGAACTTCCTGAAGAGCTTATTGCACAAGAACCGACTGCCCAAAGAAGTATGTCAAGGTTGATGATTTTGAATAAAACAACGGGGAAAATTGAACATAAGCTATTTAAAGATATAGTAAATTACCTTGACAAGGGAGATTGCCTTGTACTAAATGATACGAGGGTAATACCTGCCAGGTTACTAGGAAGAAGGGAAGACACAGGAGGCAAAATCGAGTTTGTATTATTAAACCATGTAGAAGGTAAAATATGGGAAGTTATCTTAAAACCAGGTAAAAGAGCAAAACCTGGCTCAAGATTTGTTTTTGGAGATGGATTGCTGAAAGCCGAAATACTTGAAATAGTTAAGGATGGAAATAGGCTTGTAAGGTTTGAATATGAAGGAATCTTTGAGCAAATACTTGAAAAAATAGGCGTTATACCTCTCCCTCCATATATTACAAAGGGTATCAGCGATTATGAAAGGTACCAGACTGTTTATTCAAAAAATAAGGGGTCATCTGCTGCACCTACTGCAGGGCTTCATTTTACAGAGGAATTATTGGAAACTATTTTTCGAAAAGGTATTGAGTTTGCTTTTATTACACTGCATATAGGTTTGGGAACTTTCCGCCCTGTTAAAGTAGAGAATGTTGAAGAACACCATATGCATTCGGAATACTTTCGTATTGATGAAGATGCATGTGATAAAATCAATTCTACCAAGAAAGCAGGCGGAAGGATTATTGCTGTTGGCACCACAAGCAGCAGGGTATTGGAAACGGTAGGAGATGAAAACGGGTTTGTAAAACCAAAAGAGGGGTATACAGACATTTTTATATACCCCGGCTATAAGTTCAAGGTTATTGATGCTTTAATTACTAATTTCCATCTTCCTGAATCCACGTTAATAATGCTGGTTAGTGCTTTTGCAGGCAGGGAAAATATAATGGAGGCTTACAGAATTGCAGTAAGGGAAAAATACAGATTTTTTAGTTTTGGCGATGCAATGTTTATAATAAAATAG
- the tgt gene encoding tRNA guanosine(34) transglycosylase Tgt gives MAALKYELIKKCKQTGARLGRVHTPHGCFDTPVFMPVGTQASVKTMSPDELKDIGAQIILSNTYHLYMRPGPDIVKGAGGLHKFMNWDRPILTDSGGFQVFSLSNLRDIHEEGVTFRSHIDGSKHFFTPEKSIQIQNELGSDIIMSFDECVPYPAEFDYVKKSVERTTRWAKRCKIAHKNTEKQALFGIVQGGTYKELREKSAYELIEIGFPGYAIGGLSVGEPAEEMYAILEYTVPVLPEDKPRYLMGVGSPDYLIEGVIRGIDMFDCVFPTRIGRNGTVLTSRGRIIVRDALYARDYSSLDPECDCYACKNFSRAYIRHLLKCNEILGMRLTTLHNIKFLLDLMKKIRQAIIEDKLGDFRKNFFNSFGYSDKL, from the coding sequence ATGGCTGCTTTAAAATATGAGCTGATAAAAAAGTGTAAACAGACAGGCGCCAGGTTGGGAAGGGTACATACACCCCATGGGTGTTTTGATACTCCTGTATTTATGCCCGTTGGTACCCAGGCATCAGTTAAAACAATGTCTCCTGACGAATTAAAAGATATCGGCGCTCAAATAATATTAAGCAATACCTATCATTTATATATGCGTCCTGGGCCTGATATTGTAAAAGGAGCTGGAGGGCTACATAAATTTATGAATTGGGATAGGCCCATATTGACAGATTCAGGAGGGTTCCAGGTGTTCAGCCTGAGTAACCTTAGGGATATCCACGAAGAAGGAGTAACCTTCAGATCTCATATAGACGGTTCTAAACATTTTTTTACTCCTGAAAAATCCATACAAATTCAAAACGAACTGGGTTCTGATATTATTATGTCCTTTGATGAATGTGTACCCTATCCTGCCGAGTTTGATTATGTAAAAAAATCGGTAGAGAGGACTACCCGTTGGGCAAAACGATGCAAGATTGCCCATAAAAATACTGAAAAGCAGGCATTATTCGGAATAGTGCAGGGAGGGACATATAAGGAGTTAAGGGAAAAGAGCGCATACGAATTAATAGAAATTGGTTTCCCGGGCTATGCTATAGGAGGGCTTAGTGTGGGTGAACCTGCCGAAGAAATGTATGCAATACTTGAATATACGGTACCGGTCTTGCCTGAAGATAAACCAAGGTACCTTATGGGCGTAGGAAGCCCTGATTATCTAATAGAAGGAGTAATTAGAGGAATTGACATGTTCGACTGCGTATTTCCTACCCGTATTGGAAGAAACGGTACAGTATTAACCAGCAGAGGAAGAATAATTGTAAGGGATGCATTATATGCCAGGGATTATTCAAGCTTGGACCCTGAATGTGACTGTTATGCATGTAAAAATTTTTCCAGGGCATATATAAGGCATTTGCTTAAATGTAATGAAATACTTGGAATGAGACTCACTACGTTGCATAATATTAAATTTTTATTAGACTTGATGAAAAAAATAAGACAAGCTATAATAGAAGACAAACTCGGTGATTTTAGAAAAAATTTCTTTAATTCATTCGGGTATAGTGATAAACTATAA